From one Lycium barbarum isolate Lr01 chromosome 6, ASM1917538v2, whole genome shotgun sequence genomic stretch:
- the LOC132645111 gene encoding uncharacterized protein LOC132645111 isoform X3 translates to MGNFSWLALQETFPKVRPRCEAPRRDMMYPMNYTPCRYVRISCLRGSPIAIFFVQLIGITVTGLEPEFQPIVNYLLPQIISSKQDDNDMHLQLLQDITNRLGMFLPQLEADLNSFSEAAEHATRFLAMLAGPLYPILQIVKERETARSLGSISESEASRNSQFVIALTVSSNFEPRRSRNMASLIFPTSCYLAFRPDAIFILLRKAYKDSNLGNICRVASWILSKFLEPIKAPEASLSSSKITTSVPDEGSHSEPCTPASFADYSDLFGDEFQIPEYQWDSKFTNILDIGLVEEGILHVLYACVSKPLLCSKLADNASDFWLALPLVQALLPALRPSINSSDPIDDDLSQWKQPFVQKALSQIVGTSSSSVYRPLLRACGGYLSSFSPSNGRAACVLIDLCSGVLAPWIPQVIAKIDLALELLEDLLPIIQGARHSFARARAALKYIVLALSGVMDDILVKYKDAKQQVLFLVEMLEPYLDPAITPVQSIIAFGNVPSVFLEKQEKNCAIALNVIRTAVHKHAVLPSLEAEWRRGSVAPSVLLSVLEPHMQLPSDIDLRQSPTAELLGSQLVNVSPLSSVFHNGGASSRSGIHDDSDAKVDSDMTGKADIPEEVNLLFAPPELNRISLVSGSLEKKCTALSSDVKKEINQIVEKVTYNQFDNGSLSAIDYTVEYSNLHADYFQLVSYRDCQMKASEFRRLAVDLHSQCEITPEGHDAAIDALLLAAECYVNPFFMMSSRDTSPIMNKLSTKKPCKNHEASVLQKLFEEDNDFKIVADLERKRDKFVLEIMLEAAELDRKYQQNSDGECPTPYIEGNNEKLELSQQDIKSADAITLLRQNQALLCDFLIHRLQKEEHPTHEILLQILLFVLHSGTRLNCPPEIIVDTIIKSAEHLNRQLRSFYYQLKEGTVQLNEWKLHAVRRRWILLQRLIIASSGCDEGSELSISYRSGFRFANLVPASAWLQKIPAFSSSTSPLARFLGWMAISRNAEQYQKEKLFLVSDLPQLTYLLSIFSDELAVVGYLEQKDDKKIEESGSNSSSRKGGESCSPQIGDQSFSVIYPDISQFFPNLQKEFEVFGESILEAVALQLRSFSPAIIPDLLCWFSDFCSWPFVREENQLYCRKSSGFAKGFVAKNAKAIVFYVLEAIVAEHMEALVPELPTLMQVLVSLCGSSYCDVSFLSSVLQLVKPIILYSLGKCSADENVVSDDSCLNLESLCFDELFEIIKDENQSTPREDGLCRAMSIFVLASVFPDLSFQRKVELLQYSIFCADFASCEPTTSFHDYLCSYQALIGNCKVLLLETLRGWGVIPYTMPQLSEIDISAPCDDRSEHSSDFLLDVHCCSTEMNEMNMDDNAVVNQKSQLKVVEVGRLLKDLEALISKLNPTIERCFRIHHKLAKSLALVSAESFMYSRCLSLVAEKFPVSEGSEERILLKAESISNFIDCWKISLEGLAETILVLQENHLWELASVILGSVLSVPRHFSLHSVVRNVCSAVKNFLHGAPSIAWRLHSDQWISLLCERGIHNYHEHEGSLIDLFSFTLCHPEPEQRFIALKHLGKLMSQDGHSGSALLCSSIRDKVASSVSESSVCEPIISALVSGTWDQVALLASSDPSQRLRIHAMALLVNYVPFSERRNLQSFLAAADTVLQSLTKLSQATCEGPLAQLSIILFASVCLYSPVEDISLIPENIWSSIETFALGRNERFPAGLEKRTCQALCRLRNEGEEAKEMLKEALSSNSQQQMDPDFGHTRETILQVIADLSAVNSYFDFFSKECDRKVLELEEAEIEMELLQKEKAMQELSAEFKDMHQLPFLTDSARQDNRLQQIKEEIKSLEKAKIKEEVIARRQRKLLSRHARQKFLEEAALREAELLQELDRERIAEIEKEIERQRMLELERAKTRELRHSLDLEKEKQTQRELQRELEQVESGVRPSRREFSSSGRPRERYRERENGRAGNEGTRTSTGMTQPESATSSSMVTMPTVVLSGARQFSGQLPTILQSRDRSDECGSSYEENFDGSKDSGDTGSIGDADSVSALEGPSTSFGSSQRHGPRGSKARQVVERRERDGRRESKWERKH, encoded by the exons ATGGGAAATTTCAGCTGGCTTGCGTTACAAG AGACATTTCCGAAAGTTCGCCCACGCTGTGAAGCCCCTCGGCGGGACATGATGTACCCTATGAACTATACTCCATGCCGTTATGTTCGGATATCTTGCTTGCGAGGGAGCCCTATAGCAATTTTCTTTGTTCAG TTGATTGGTATTACAGTTACTGGTCTTGAACCGGAGTTTCAACCGATTGTCAACTACTTGCTACCCCAAATAATATCAAGCAAGCAGGACGATAATGATATGCATCTTCAG CTGCTTCAAGATATCACAAACCGGCTTGGAATGTTCCTTCCCCAACTAGAG GCTGATCTTAACAGCTTTTCAGAAGCTGCAGAACATGCTACACGTTTTCTTGCAATGCTTGCTGGTCCCCTTTACCCAATTCTTCAAATTGTAAAGGAAAG GGAAACGGCAAGGTCACTAGGCAGTATTTCAGAATCTGAAGCTTCAAGAAACAGTCAATTTGTAATAGCTTTGACTGTATCATCAAATTTTGAG CCTAGGAGATCACGCAACATGGCATCCTTGATTTTTCCTACATCTTGTTACTTAGCTTTCCGTCCAGATGCAATCTTCATTTTACTAAGGAAAGCTTACAAAGATTCTAACCTGGGAAATATTTGCAGAGTG GCCTCTTGGATTCTGTCGAAGTTTCTGGAGCCTATAAAAGCACCAGAAGCTTCACTTTCTTCTAGTAAAATTACAACCTCAGTGCCTGATGAAGGATCACATTCTGAGCCTTGCACTCCTGCTTCTTTTGCTGATTACTCAGATCTGTTTGGAGATGAATTTCAGATACCAGAATATCAGTGGGACTCCAAGTTCACTAATATCTTAGATATTGGGCTAGTTGAAGAAGGGATTTTACATGTGCTGTATGCTTGTGTATCCAAG CCTCTGCTCTGCAGCAAGTTGGCAGATAACGCTTCTGATTTTTGGTTGGCATTGCCCCTAGTTCAGGCATTGCTGCCAG CACTTCGGCCTAGTATCAACAGTAGTGACCCAATTGATGACGATTTATCTCAGTGGAAACAACCTTTTGTACAGAAAGCCCTGTCCCAG ATTGTTGGGACTTCATCTTCATCAGTTTATCGTCCTCTACTTCGTGCTTGTGGAGGTTACCTATCATCATTTTCACCATCAAAT GGGAGGGCTGCATGTGTGCTCATTGATCTTTGCTCTGGTGTCTTAGCTCCATGGATTCCTCAAGTGATAGCAAAG ATTGACTTAGCACTTGAGCTTTTGGAGGACCTTTTACCTATAATCCAG GGTGCTCGCCACTCATTTGCTCGTGCACGTGCAGCCCTTAAATATATTGTCTTAGCTTTATCTGGGGTTATGGATGATATTTTGGTCAAATATAAG GATGCTAAGCAGCAAGTGCTTTTTCTTGTTGAGATGCTAGAACCGTACCTTGATCCTGCAATAACCCCTGTACAGAGCATTATAGCCTTTGGGAACGTTCCTTCAGTTTTCCTTGAAAAGCAAGAGAAAAATTGTGCTATTGCATTAAATGTGATCCGCACAGCTGTACACAAGCATGCTGTCCTTCCCTCTCTGGAAGCTGAGTGGAGGCGTGGATCCGTTGCTCCGAG TGTCCTTCTCTCAGTTTTGGAACCTCACATGCAGCTTCCTTCTGACATCGACCTACGCCAATCTCCCACTGCTGAGCTGCTAGgatcacaattggtaaatgtttCACCTCTTTCTTCTGTCTTCCACAATGGGGGAGCTTCTTCCAGATCTGGTATTCATGATGATTCTGATGCAAAAGTTGATTCTGATATGACTGGAAAAGCGGACATCCCTGAGGAAGTGAACCTTCTTTTTGCTCCCCCAGAGCTCAATAGAATCTCTCTAGTCTCTGGCAGCCTGGAGAAAAAGTGCACAGCCTTAAGTTCTGATGTCAAGAAGGAAATTAATCAGATTGTTGAAAAAGTTACATACAATCAGTTTGACAATGGCTCGCTATCTGCTATTGATTATACTGTCGAGTATTCTAATCTGCATGCTGACTACTTTCAGCTTGTGAGTTATCGAGATTGTCAGATGAAAGCTTCTGAATTTAGGCGTTTAGCTGTGGACTTGCATTCTCAATGTGAGATCACTCCTGAGGGTCATGATGCTGCTATAGATGCTTTGCTTTTAGCAGCAGAGTGTTATGTTAATCCGTTCTTTATGATGTCTTCCAGGGACACTTCACCTATTATGAACAAACTGAGTACTAAAAAGCCATGTAAAAACCATGAAGCCTCTGTTCTTCAAAAACTTTTTGAGGAGGACAATGACTTCAAAATTGTAGCTGACCTTGAGAGGAAAAGGGACAAATTTGTTCTTGAGATAATGCTTGAAGCAGCCGAGCTTGACAGGAAGTATCAGCAGAACTCGGACGGGGAATGTCCGACTCCCTACATTGAAGGGAACAATGAGAAACTAGAGTTATCTCAGCAAGATATAAAATCAGCAGATGCTATCACCTTGCTTCGTCAAAATCAAGCACTTTTATGCGACTTTTTAATTCATCGTCTGCAAAAGGAGGAGCACCCGACACATGAGATACTATTGCAAATTCTGCTGTTTGTATTGCACTCGGGAACTAGATTAAACTGTCCTCCTGAGATCATTGTTGACACAATAATAAAATCTGCTGAGCACTTAAACAGGCAGCTGAGATCATTTTATTATCAATTAAAAGAAGGAACTGTCCAGTTGAATGAGTGGAAGCTGCATGCAGTTCGACGTCGGTGGATCCTTCTTCAAAGATTAATAATTGCTTCAAGTGGTTGTGATGAAGGGTCCGAGCTTTCAATTAGCTATAGGAGTGGTTTTCGGTTTGCTAATCTAGTTCCTGCTTCAGCTTGGCTGCAGAAAATACCTGCATTCTCATCTTCAACTTCTCCTCTTGCCCGTTTCCTTGGCTGGATGGCAATATCTCGTAATGCTGAACAGTATCAGAAGGAGAAACTCTTCCTTGTCTCAGATCTTCCACAATTGACATATCTTCTGTCTATATTTTCAGATGAGCTTGCTGTAGTAGGTTACCTGGAGCAGAAAGAtgacaagaaaattgaagaaTCTGGTAGCAATTCAAGTTCTAGGAAAGGGGGTGAAAGTTGTAGTCCACAGATTGGAGATCAGTCTTTTTCTGTTATATACCCCGACATAAGTCAGTTCTTCCCCAATTTGCAAAAGGAGTTTGAAGTTTTTGGGGAATCTATATTGGAGGCTGTTGCTTTGCAATTAAGATCTTTTTCTCCTGCTATTATACCCGATTTATTATGTTGGTTTTCTGATTTTTGTTCGTGGCCGTTTGTTCGAGAAGAGAACCAACTTTATTGTAGAAAATCTAGTGGATTTGCAAAAGGTTTTGTTGCTAAGAATGCAAAAGCAATTGTCTTTTATGTGCTTGAAGCCATCGTAGCTGAGCACATGGAAGCACTGGTACCAGAATTACCGACGTTGATGCAAGTTCTTGTTTCCTTGTGTGGGTCTTCATATTGTGATGTGTCATTTCTCAGTTCGGTGTTGCAATTGGTAAAGCCAATTATCTTATATTCCTTGGGAAAATGTTCTGCCGATGAAAACGTCGTGAGTGATGATTCATGTCTTAATTTAGAATCATTATGCTTTGATGAACTTTTTGAAATTATCAAAGATGAGAACCAGAGCACTCCAAGAGAGGATGGACTATGCAGGGCAATGTCAATTTTTGTTTTGGCATCAGTGTTTCCTGATCTATCCTTTCAACGCAAAGTTGAACTATTGCAATATTCTATATTCTGTGCTGATTTTGCTTCTTGTGAGCCAACAACGTCATTTCATGATTATCTTTGTTCATATCAGGCTCTAATAGGAAATTGCAAAGTTTTGCTCCTCGAGACATTGAGAGGCTGGGGTGTCATTCCCTACACTATGCCTCAGTTGTCTGAAATTGATATTTCTGCACCATGTGATGATAGATCTGAACATTCCTCAGATTTTCTTTTGGATGTCCATTGCTGTTCAACTgagatgaatgaaatgaacatggaTGATAATGCTGTTGTGAACCAAAAATCTCAGCTCAAAGTTGTGGAAGTTGGAAGACTCCTAAAGGACCTAGAAGCTCTCATTTCCAAGCTCAATCCAACTATTGAACGATGCTTTAGGATTCACCATAAATTAGCAAAGAGTCTAGCCCTTGTTTCTGCAGAAAGCTTTATGTACTCAAGATGCTTAAGTTTGGTTGCTGAGAAATTTCCAGTTTCTGAAGGCAGTGAGGAGCGAATTCTTCTCAAGGCAGAATCGATTTCTAATTTCATTGATTGTTGGAAAATCAGTCTTGAAGGACTTGCAGAAACAATTCTAGTGCTTCAAGAGAACCATTTGTGGGAGCTTGCTTCTGTGATCCTTGGTTCTGTACTCTCTGTTCCTCGACACTTTTCTTTGCATAGTGTAGTTCGCAATGTATGCTCTGCAGTTAAAAATTTCTTGCATGGTGCTCCAAGTATTGCTTGGAGGCTTCACAGTGATCAGTGGATCTCTCTGCTATGTGAAAGGGGCATCCATAACTACCATGAACATGAAGGTTCTCTGATTGATCTGTTCTCTTTCACGCTTTGCCATCCGGAGCCTGAACAACGGTTTATTGCACTTAAGCACTTGGGGAAGCTCATGAGCCAAGATGGACATAGTGGGTCTGCTTTATTATGTTCTAGTATTCGCGATAAAGTAGCCTCATCAGTAAGTGAGTCTTCTGTATGTGAGCCGATTATATCTGCTCTTGTTTCTGGTACATGGGATCAGGTAGCTCTGCTGGCTTCATCTGACCCATCACAGCGTTTGAGAATCCATGCAATGGCACTTCTTGTCAACTATGTACCATTCTCTGAAAGACGCAACTTGCAATCATTTCTTGCAGCAGCAGATACAGTTCTACAGTCTTTGACAAAACTATCGCAAGCAACCTGTGAAGGACCATTAGCACAACTTTCGATTATACTTTTTGCCAGTGTTTGCCTGTACTCTCCAGTTGAAGATATTTCACTTATTCCTGAAAATATTTGGAGCAGTATTGAAACTTTTGCATTAGGACGAAATG aaagaTTTCCCGCCGGACTTGAGAAAAGAACTTGCCAAGCTTTATGCAGACTGAGAAATGAAGGGGAAGAGGCTAAAGAG ATGTTGAAAGAAGCTCTGTCTTCAAATTCCCAGCAGCAAATGGATCCAGATTTTGGCCATACACGCGAAACAATCCTTCAG GTCATAGCAGATTTGTCTGCTGTCAACTCATACTTTGACTTTTTCTCAAAGGAATGTGACCGGAAGGTTCTG GAATTGGAGGAGGCCGAGATTGAAATGGAACTTCTTCAGAAGGAAAAAGCAATGCAGGAATTATCGGCTGAATTTAAAGATATGCATCAGCTTCCCTTCCTAACTG ATTCGGCAAGGCAAGACAACCGCTTGCAGCAGATCAAAGAGGAAATTAAATCCTT AGAAAAGGCCAAAATCAAAGAGGAGGTTATAGCACGCAGGCAAAGGAAACTACTCAGTAGGCATGCCCGTCAAAAATTCTTGGAAGAGGCAGCTCTTCGAGAAGCTGAACTTCTACAAGAGTTGGATAG AGAGAGGATAGCTGAAATAGAAAAGGAGATCGAGAGACAACGTATGCTGGAGCTTGAACGCGCAAAAACCAGGGAGTTGCGACACAGCCTTGATCTAGAGAAAGAAAAGCAAACACAG AGAGAACTGCAACGAGAACTTGAGCAAGTTGAATCTGGAGTTCGACCATCGAGACGAGAATTTTCATCTAGTGG TAGGCCACGAGAAAGATATCGTGAAAGGGAAAACGGAAGAGCAGGTAATGAAGGGACCAGAACAAGTACGGGGATGACACAGCCCGAAAGTGCAACGAGTTCATCAATGGTAACCATGCCTACCGTGGTTCTATCAGGGGCTAGGCAATTCTCTGGCCAACTTCCAACTATTCTGCAATCACGCGACAGATCAGATGAATGTGGAAGCAGCTATGAAGAAAACTTTGATGGTAGTAAAGACTCGGGGGACACGGGGAGTATTGGGGATGCAGACTCGGTGTCAGCACTTGAGGGACCGTCCACGAGCTTTGGGTCGTCTCAAAGGCATGGTCCCCGGGGGAGTAAGGCCAGGCAAGTTGTGGAACGAAGAGAACGGGACGGCAGACGGGAAAGTAAATGGGAGAGAAAACATTAG